In one window of Frigoriglobus tundricola DNA:
- a CDS encoding ankyrin repeat domain-containing protein: protein MNKWTAVALALVLAGTHGAAEDTPSGLFAAARKGDAAAVRQLLAAGADPNAKTEYGVTALHYAADRGHLDVVRLLLDRKADPNAKDNFYSATPLTWATTRGHAKVAGVLIDGGATGGEGMLVSAARGGEVELVKVLLEKAKPKPETLTAALRVSTKDEVTELLKRAGAKPPAPRPIPDKLDDLTGYAGTYKNAEVGELKLTAKDGALTVEAEGRRLMTLTRDTGEKFTAEGSAATATFTRSAGKVSGFDFAAEKQSVRTFARVEPDATGTQAKKPPAGAADPAPDVKAVAHWPQFRGIGAAGVADGQFPPTNFDVPKGKNVRWKTPLSGLGHSCPVIWGDRVFLTAAVGNPKATLRPGQYGDVDSVKEDMEHEWHVLCLDKRTGKILWDTVACRGVPKVKRHLKGTHANATPATDGTRLVVNFGAEGLYCFDFDGKQLWKRDLGKLESGWFYDPDYEWGFGSSPVIRKGRCYIQCDAGKNSFLGAYALADGSEVWMVKRDEPPTWGTPTVIDGPDRAELVATGTKFARGYDPETGKELWRVGRLSEISVPTPFLFEGRIVVCSGYRPVQPIFAIKPGASGDLSPKAGETTSAGVAWSTRSGGSYLPTPVGYKGHLYVLSNSGLLACYDMKTGKRLYNERVGGSSYTASPVAADGRIYCVGETDGVRVVGAGPDFELLAVNPVGETCLASPAIADGMLFVRTERHLIALGVPR, encoded by the coding sequence ATGAACAAGTGGACCGCCGTCGCCCTCGCTCTGGTTCTCGCCGGGACCCACGGGGCCGCTGAAGACACGCCGTCCGGCCTATTCGCCGCCGCCCGCAAGGGGGATGCCGCCGCCGTCCGCCAACTCCTCGCCGCCGGAGCCGATCCCAACGCCAAGACCGAGTACGGGGTCACGGCCCTCCACTACGCCGCCGACCGGGGCCACCTCGACGTCGTTCGTCTGCTCCTCGATCGGAAGGCGGATCCCAACGCCAAGGACAACTTCTACTCCGCCACCCCGCTCACCTGGGCGACCACGCGCGGGCACGCCAAGGTCGCGGGGGTGCTCATCGACGGTGGCGCCACCGGCGGCGAGGGCATGCTCGTGTCCGCCGCCCGCGGCGGCGAGGTCGAACTGGTGAAAGTGCTCCTGGAGAAGGCGAAACCGAAGCCCGAGACGCTCACCGCGGCACTGCGGGTCAGCACCAAGGACGAGGTGACGGAGCTGCTCAAGCGGGCGGGCGCAAAGCCGCCCGCGCCCCGCCCGATACCGGACAAGCTGGACGACCTGACCGGTTACGCCGGAACGTACAAGAACGCCGAGGTGGGCGAACTGAAGCTGACGGCGAAGGATGGGGCATTGACCGTCGAGGCCGAGGGCCGGCGACTGATGACCCTCACCCGCGACACGGGCGAGAAGTTCACGGCCGAGGGGTCCGCGGCAACGGCCACCTTCACACGGTCCGCCGGCAAGGTCTCCGGGTTCGACTTCGCCGCCGAGAAGCAGTCGGTCCGGACCTTCGCACGGGTCGAACCCGACGCCACAGGCACCCAGGCCAAGAAGCCCCCAGCGGGTGCGGCCGACCCGGCGCCGGACGTGAAAGCGGTAGCCCACTGGCCACAGTTTCGTGGGATCGGGGCGGCCGGGGTCGCCGACGGGCAGTTCCCACCGACGAACTTCGACGTTCCCAAGGGGAAGAACGTCCGGTGGAAGACGCCGCTCTCGGGACTCGGGCACTCCTGCCCAGTGATCTGGGGCGACCGGGTGTTCCTGACCGCCGCGGTCGGCAACCCGAAGGCCACCCTCAGGCCCGGCCAGTACGGGGACGTGGACTCGGTCAAGGAAGACATGGAGCACGAGTGGCACGTCCTGTGTCTCGACAAGAGGACCGGCAAGATCCTGTGGGACACGGTCGCCTGCCGCGGCGTGCCGAAAGTGAAGCGCCACCTCAAGGGGACGCACGCGAACGCCACGCCGGCGACCGACGGCACCCGCCTGGTCGTCAACTTCGGGGCCGAGGGCCTGTACTGCTTTGACTTCGATGGCAAGCAACTGTGGAAGCGTGATCTCGGCAAACTCGAGAGCGGGTGGTTCTACGACCCCGACTACGAGTGGGGGTTCGGCAGTTCGCCGGTCATCCGCAAGGGCCGGTGCTACATCCAGTGCGACGCCGGTAAGAACTCGTTTCTGGGGGCTTACGCCCTGGCCGACGGCTCGGAGGTCTGGATGGTGAAACGGGACGAGCCACCGACGTGGGGTACGCCGACCGTCATCGATGGGCCTGACCGCGCCGAACTGGTCGCGACCGGGACGAAGTTTGCTCGCGGCTACGACCCGGAGACCGGGAAGGAGCTGTGGCGTGTCGGGCGGCTGTCCGAGATCAGCGTCCCGACCCCGTTCCTGTTCGAGGGGCGAATCGTGGTGTGCAGCGGGTACCGGCCGGTCCAGCCGATCTTTGCCATCAAGCCCGGGGCATCCGGCGACCTCTCTCCGAAAGCCGGCGAGACGACATCGGCCGGGGTGGCGTGGTCGACGCGCTCGGGCGGCTCGTATCTGCCGACCCCAGTCGGCTACAAGGGCCACCTGTACGTGCTGTCGAACAGCGGGCTCCTGGCCTGTTACGACATGAAGACGGGGAAGCGGCTGTACAACGAGCGCGTCGGCGGGTCCAGCTACACCGCGTCGCCGGTGGCGGCGGACGGCCGCATTTACTGCGTCGGCGAGACGGACGGGGTGCGGGTCGTGGGCGCCGGTCCGGATTTCGAACTGCTGGCGGTCAACCCGGTCGGTGAGACGTGCCTGGCAAGCCCGGCGATCGCCGACGGAATGCTGTTCGTGCGGACCGAGCGGCATCTGATCGCCCTCGGTGTCCCCCGGTGA